One Candidatus Thermoplasmatota archaeon DNA segment encodes these proteins:
- a CDS encoding MBL fold metallo-hydrolase yields MLQIRWHGHACFEITNEITVVTDPHDGRSIGIPAPSAKGDIILVSHDHYDHNSVKSVEKDDSKVITDERKRNIANVQIEGISVFHDESHGMKRGKNIIYKFTVDGINFCHLGDLGHKLDEETLNKIGQVDILFIPVGGTFTIDAEKAWDTIDKIKPKIAIPMHYKIGGLSLPIAGLDHFLDKSKYRVLKVGNEIDIEKEDLPSEPEIWTFTL; encoded by the coding sequence ATAACAGTTGTGACAGATCCACATGATGGGAGATCTATTGGTATACCAGCCCCTAGTGCAAAGGGGGATATTATTTTGGTGTCACATGACCATTATGATCACAATAGTGTGAAATCTGTTGAGAAAGATGATTCAAAGGTTATAACTGATGAGCGCAAACGGAATATAGCAAATGTTCAGATAGAGGGGATATCGGTTTTTCATGATGAATCACATGGTATGAAACGTGGTAAAAATATCATCTATAAATTTACAGTAGATGGAATAAATTTTTGCCACCTAGGTGATCTAGGACATAAACTTGATGAAGAAACATTGAACAAAATCGGTCAAGTTGACATACTTTTCATACCAGTTGGTGGAACTTTTACAATCGACGCAGAAAAAGCATGGGATACTATAGATAAAATAAAACCAAAAATAGCTATACCTATGCACTACAAGATAGGGGGTTTGTCCTTACCAATCGCAGGCTTAGATCACTTTTTGGATAAAAGTAAATACAGGGTACTAAAAGTTGGCAATGAGATAGATATAGAGAAAGAGGATTTACCATCTGAACCAGAGATTTGGACATTCACACTATAA